In Dermacentor andersoni chromosome 4, qqDerAnde1_hic_scaffold, whole genome shotgun sequence, the following proteins share a genomic window:
- the UBL3 gene encoding ubiquitin-like protein 3 isoform X2, producing MSSRIPSDKVDSTMGFCSSGEGTGDRVNLRLILVSGKTKEFAFSPNDSAAEIAQHVFDNWPQEWSDEAVSKAEILRLIYQGRFLHGNVTLGALQLPLGKTTVMHLVPRENLPEPNSQDQRQKSKERSSGCCSASCSIL from the exons GTGGACAGCACAATGGGCTTCTGCTCATCAGGAGAAGGCACCGGTGATCGC GTGAACCTGCGGCTGATCTTGGTCAGTGGCAAGACCAAGGAGTTTGCCTTCAGCCCGAATGACTCGGCCGCAGAGATTGCCCAGCACGTGTTTGACAACTGGCCCCAAG AGTGGTCTGACGAGGCCGTGTCCAAGGCAGAGATCCTGCGCCTCATCTATCAAGGACGCTTTCTACACGGCAATGTGACTTTGGGCG CACTGCAGCTGCCCCTGGGCAAGACCACTGTGATGCATCTTGTACCCAGGGAGAACCTGCCAGAGCCCAACTCTCAAG ACCAGCGCCAGAAGAGCAAAGAACGAAGCAGTGGCTGCTGTAGCGCCAGCTGCTCCATACTGTGA
- the UBL3 gene encoding ubiquitin-like protein 3 isoform X3, producing the protein MSSRIPSDKVNLRLILVSGKTKEFAFSPNDSAAEIAQHVFDNWPQEWSDEAVSKAEILRLIYQGRFLHGNVTLGALQLPLGKTTVMHLVPRENLPEPNSQDQRQKSKERSSGCCSASCSIL; encoded by the exons GTGAACCTGCGGCTGATCTTGGTCAGTGGCAAGACCAAGGAGTTTGCCTTCAGCCCGAATGACTCGGCCGCAGAGATTGCCCAGCACGTGTTTGACAACTGGCCCCAAG AGTGGTCTGACGAGGCCGTGTCCAAGGCAGAGATCCTGCGCCTCATCTATCAAGGACGCTTTCTACACGGCAATGTGACTTTGGGCG CACTGCAGCTGCCCCTGGGCAAGACCACTGTGATGCATCTTGTACCCAGGGAGAACCTGCCAGAGCCCAACTCTCAAG ACCAGCGCCAGAAGAGCAAAGAACGAAGCAGTGGCTGCTGTAGCGCCAGCTGCTCCATACTGTGA